The DNA region ATATGCTACTAAATCACCATTAACAATGATAATTACTAAAGGAATATTTTTCGGATGCTCACTGAGTCACTTTCAATTGGCCATGTGTTCCCTCATAGCTTCCACGTAATTGCTTATCTTCCAAACCGTTCTTTCAATTATTTGGAatgttttttctaaaaaaattaaaaagattacgcgtaatttaattttaattgtctcTTTTTCTCAGGCCCTTGCCTAGTTCCTTTATATATATCTTCTAGATCTCCTCCGGCAATGGCAGAGTTAGAGCAGAACGACGGAGAAACTGTAATTCCGGCGGGAAAATGGCGAAGGTTCACCCAAACACCGAAGAATATTGCATCGCCGGCGTCGAGGTCGCCCGCGACAGGAAAGATATGAGCAGGGTGTTGACGGTGTGGAGGAAGTCCCTTCTCTTCAGTTGCAGCGGCTTCACGGTTTTCGACGACGTGGGAAATTTGGTCTTTCGAGTCGATAACTACGGCTCCGGCCGTGCCGGTGAGGTCGTGCTAATGGACGCCGCCGGGAAGCCCCTGCTCACTGTTCGGCGAAAGGTGTGTGATTAATTtttagtgtgtgtgtgtgtgtgttttgacAAAATGAGAGATTTGATTAGATCTAAATTAGATTGGTTTTCAATTTGATCGCAGAAGTTGAGTCTGGGTGAGAATTGGAAGATATACAACGGCGAGGACGCCGCCGACCCCGTCTACTCCGTCAAGAAGCAGTACGCCAAGACCGCCCTGGCTCACGTGACGGCCTGCCGGCAGCGCTGCAGCAGCGCCGCCTTCGGGTACGAGGTAGAGGGGTCGTACGCCAGGAGGAGCTGCACGGTGTTCGACGGGCGGCGGCGGCCGGTGGCGGAGGTTCGGCGGAAGGAGACCGTCGGCGGGGTGGGATTCGGAGACGACGTGTACCGCCTGGTGCTGCGTCCGGCAGCCGACGCTTGCCTCACGATGGCCGTCGTTGTCGTCCTCGATCAGATGTTCGGATGAAGCATCTCTCTGATCAAAAGCTGAGATCAACTCAAATTTTGCATGAAttgttgtttgtttgtttgttttgttttgttttgtgaaaaaaaaaatagcttaatTCTCTTCTAGCTCATGGTTTTTTCCCAAATCCAACCATGAAGATCGAAGATGAGCCATCATCAAAATTGTGTAAAAAAACACACTTTTTTAATCACAAAATCAGTTGCTTAGAGTATATATTGTATCCGCATAATAACTCTCAAGTAAATTGTATATCTAGGCATTCTCTCAAGTATATTGATTCATAAAGACAGACAAAAGAAACTGAGAGAGAATTAAGAAACATAGGCAGGATTCAACTAAATTCAATTCCAAATGCAGAAAAACATCAAGCTCGATCCTTTTGTCAATGGTACAGAATCTGGCTCGACTCTTTAGGTGCAGTTGAGCTGGGTGAGAGCTATAGTTTTACGGTGGGTAGCCTTACAAAGATGCCGGAATAAGAAGAAAGTGTAAGTATTTcgtagtagttttgatatgatcaactaaattaagttaagtcttattatattttaatccttgtgtctaagtacgTAGAAACTTAGTGTTGGTACCtcaagattattttgatgtgatcaaacaaattaatttaggtcatgttatgtttaaccatatatctaagtgtgcaggagcttacgagcacaggaagtcgagcaaaagacgcagctagcgaaaaggacgacacgggagagagccgactgactaggtgcgttcgagggatgagatgttgcggaagagtacgggGGTGGATGAAAAGGAGGTGCGaggcatttccgagggacgagaagccgaagcagaaggttgctcgagaatgcCAGAAGTTGAGTTCgaatgagccctatttcggatagccgaaatcacccaagcaagcggagccggagcggaagacccggaccgaggcgagcagcaccagaGCATAGGGTTCAGACCGAAAaaatgttgactttaagggtatAAGCGTCCGGAATCAGTctgggcgcctagaaccctttcgggcgcccagaaTGTGATATTATCCAGATCGCATTTGACCGCGATCGTTGCGAAGGGGATACAGTTTTATCCCCTTTCAGGCACCTGAAACCCTTCTAGGCGCTccaaccaagactataaatacagccttgatcCAGAAGTTAAACAACACCAAATAATTTgagttccaacacttgtacgcttcaatttgttagtttagcttggtctttttgtgctttcattactgtaaggtttctccgcctgaaggagatacttagtgtgattcatttccttggattaacaacctccctggttataaccaagtaaaaactgtaAGCCTcgtcttttagtttatttttttatttattttaggcAAGTATTcctttaagtccgagaagggtttgttttttattttgtgcagggctattcaaccccccttctagccggccaacgagTCCCAacacttaggagcataggaagtcgagtaaaagacgcagctaactagaaggacgacacgagataGAGTTGACCGACTctgtacgtccgagggacgaagtgctgcagaagagtacgctggcagacgagaagggagCACGTGGTGTTTCCCAAGGACGAGAAGTAGGAGCAAAAGGTTGCTAGAGAAGGACATAAAATAGGTTCAAATGAGCTCTATTCCAAATGACTGAAATAACCTAAGCGAGCgcagccagagcggaagacccggaggAAAAATTAATCAGAGGTTGActgtgctccgggcgcccggacccagggCACCCTAGGCGCACTCCTTGGTCGAGCTGGAACAG from Zingiber officinale cultivar Zhangliang chromosome 4B, Zo_v1.1, whole genome shotgun sequence includes:
- the LOC121977379 gene encoding protein LURP-one-related 8-like — protein: MAKVHPNTEEYCIAGVEVARDRKDMSRVLTVWRKSLLFSCSGFTVFDDVGNLVFRVDNYGSGRAGEVVLMDAAGKPLLTVRRKKLSLGENWKIYNGEDAADPVYSVKKQYAKTALAHVTACRQRCSSAAFGYEVEGSYARRSCTVFDGRRRPVAEVRRKETVGGVGFGDDVYRLVLRPAADACLTMAVVVVLDQMFG